The Streptomyces sp. NBC_00236 DNA window CTGGGCGGCGTACGCGGGCAGCAGCGGCGGATGCGGCAGCACGTACGACCAGATGCGGCCGCGTCCGCTCATCACCCGCCACTCGCTCTCGAAGGACTGGCAGTGCGGGCAGCACGGCCGGGGCGGGAAGCGGAGCCGGCCGCAGTCCGGGGCGGCGCACGCCTGGACGCGCAGTTCGCCGCGGGCCGCGTACTCCCAGAAGGGTGCGCCGTCCTCGTCGACGACGGGCAGCAGAAGGTCATCCATCGGGGCCATCGAGGTCAGCTCCTCAGTTCCTCAGCAGTACGGCGGACGTCGGGACGCCCTCCCCGGCGGTGACCAGGCAGGTCGAGGCGTCGGGGACCTGGGCGGTGGAGATGCCGCGCAGCTGCTTCACGCCCTCGTTGATGAGGTTGAAGCCGTGCACGTATCCCTCGCTGAGTCCGCCGCCGCCCGTGTTGATCGGCAGCCGCCCGCCGCTCTCCAGCGCCCCGCCCTCGGTGAACGCGGCGCCCTCGCCGCGCCCGCAGAACCCGTAGCCCTCCAGGGAGAGCGGGATGAGGGGGGTGAACGCGTCGTAGATCTGGGCCACATCGACGTCCTGCGGCCCGAAGTCGGCCTGCTTCCAGAGCTGTCGGGCCGCCGTCCAGGCGGGTCCGGTGAGCGGGTCGTCGTTCCAGTAGTTGACCATCCCGTGGTGCTGGGCGGGCAGTCCCTGGGCGACGGAGTGGAGGTAGACGGGCTTCTGCCGGCAGTCGCGGGCGCGTTCGGCGGAGACGATGACGCAGGCCAGGGCGCCGTCCGTCTCCAGGCAGTTGTCGAAGAGGCAGAGCGGTTCGCTGATCCAGCGCGAGGTCATGTACATCTCGCGGGTCAGCGGGCGCTCGAACATCACGGCGGCCGGGTTCTGGTTGGCCCGGTTGCGGCAGGCGAGCGCGACGTTGAAGAGGTGGTCGCGGGTCGCCCCGTACTCGTGCATGTACCGCCGGGCCAGCATCCCGATCTCGTCGGCGGGCCGCAGCAGCCCGTAGGGCCGGGTCCACTGGGCGGGGGTGGGCAGCTGCACGGCGGTGTTCTTCCAGGGCCGCGGTCCCGACCCGCGCTTCCGCGACCGCCAGGCGACGCCCACGCTCGCCTGTCCGGTGGCTATGGCGGCGGCGAGATGCGCGAGCGTGGCGCAGGAACCACCACCCCCGTATCCCACCTTGCTGAAGAAGGTGACGTCACCGGCGCCGATCGCCTTGGCGACCTCGACCTCGTCGGTCTCCTCCATCGTGTACGAGGCGAACGCGTCCACCTCCGACGCGGCGATGCCCGCGTCGTCCAGCGCCGCGGTGATCGCCCGGCACGCCAGGGTCTTCTCGGACTCGGGCAGGTGTTTCGCGAACTCCGTCTGCCCGATACCGGCTATCGCTGCCTTGTCCTTGAGCGTCGCCACCCGCCACCTCCGAGGCCGTCATGACTGCTGACAGCGGAGGAGGCTACAGCTAATCTGACGGATAGTCAGCTACGAGGCGGCTACTGCGGGTTCCGGTTCGGCGGGAGGGCACGAGATGCGCGGCGACGAGGAATGGTCCACCGTCCCGAACCTGGTGCGGGCGGCGGCGAAACGGTACGGCGAGCGGGAGGCGGTCGTCGAGGGCCGCACCCGGATCACGTACACGGAGCTCGGCGAACGCGTGGAGCGGGCCGCCGCCGCGTGCATGGCCTCGGGCGTGGAGCCGGGGGACCGGGTCGCGGTCTGGGCGCCGAACACACTGGACTGGATCGTCTCCGCACTGGGCGCGGTGACCGCCGGCGCGGTCCTGGTCCCGCTGAACACGCGCTTCAAGGGCACGGAGGCGGCGTACGTCCTGGAGCGGAGCCGCGCGAAGCTGCTCTTCGTCACGGGCACCTTCCTCGGTACGTCGTACGTGGCGTCCCTGCGCCGGTCCGAGATCGAACTCCCGCACCTGGAGCGGGTGGTGGTGCTGGCCGACACCGCACCCGAGGCCGACGACTACATGACCTGGAAGGACTTCCTGGCATCGGGGGAGGGGACATCCGCCGAGCAGGTACGGTCACGGGCCGACGCGGTCCCGGCCTCCGCGCCCTCCGACATCATCTACACCTCGGGCACGACGGGCCGCCCCAAGGGCGCCGTCATCAGCCACGCCCAGACCCTGCGCTGCTACGCGATCTGGAGCGAGCTGGCAGGTCTGCGCGAGGGCGACCGCTATCTGATCGTGAACCCGTTCTTCCACACCTTCGGCTACAAGGCGGGCATCATCGCGTGCCTGATGCGGGGCGCGACGATGGTCCCGCAGCCGGTCTTCAACGTGGACACGGTCCTCGCCAACATCGCCGCCGAACGCATCTCGGTCCTGCCCGGCCCGCCCACGCTCCACCAGTCCCTGCTGGACCACCCGGCCCGTTCCTCCCACGACCTGTCGGCCCTGCGCCTGGTGGTGACGGGGGCGGCGGTCGTCCCCCTCCAACTGGTGGAACGGCTCCGCACGGAGCTGCACATCGCCACGGTCCTGACCGCCTACGGCCTCTCCGAGGCGAGCGGCATCGTCACGATGTGCCGCCGCGGCGACCCGGCCGAGGTGATCGCCTCGACCTCGGGCCGGGCGATCCCGGGCACGGAACTCCGCGTGCTGGCCGCCCCCGGCGAACCCGGCGAGATCCTGGTCCGCGGCTTCCACGTCATGAGCGGTTACTTCGAGGACCCGGAGACCACGGCCGCCACGATCACCTCGGACGGCTGGCTGCACACGGGCGACGTGGGCATCCTCGACGAGGACGGCAACCTGCGCATCACGGACCGGATCAAGGACATGTTCATCGTCGGCGGCTTCAACGCCTACCCCGCGGAGATCGAACAGCTCCTGGGCCTGCACCCGGACGTCGCCGACGTCGCGGTGATCGGCGTCCCCGACCCGCGCCTCGGCGAGGTCGGCAAGGCGTACGCGGTGCGCCGGCCGGGTGCGACGGTGACGGCGGACGACCTGATCGCA harbors:
- a CDS encoding Zn-ribbon domain-containing OB-fold protein; amino-acid sequence: MAPMDDLLLPVVDEDGAPFWEYAARGELRVQACAAPDCGRLRFPPRPCCPHCQSFESEWRVMSGRGRIWSYVLPHPPLLPAYAAQAPYNAVIVELADAPEIRLVGNVVTGPDAPLNSVDPARLRIGAAVKAVFCPVSPDAPPLVRWTLER
- a CDS encoding lipid-transfer protein → MATLKDKAAIAGIGQTEFAKHLPESEKTLACRAITAALDDAGIAASEVDAFASYTMEETDEVEVAKAIGAGDVTFFSKVGYGGGGSCATLAHLAAAIATGQASVGVAWRSRKRGSGPRPWKNTAVQLPTPAQWTRPYGLLRPADEIGMLARRYMHEYGATRDHLFNVALACRNRANQNPAAVMFERPLTREMYMTSRWISEPLCLFDNCLETDGALACVIVSAERARDCRQKPVYLHSVAQGLPAQHHGMVNYWNDDPLTGPAWTAARQLWKQADFGPQDVDVAQIYDAFTPLIPLSLEGYGFCGRGEGAAFTEGGALESGGRLPINTGGGGLSEGYVHGFNLINEGVKQLRGISTAQVPDASTCLVTAGEGVPTSAVLLRN
- a CDS encoding FadD3 family acyl-CoA ligase, coding for MRGDEEWSTVPNLVRAAAKRYGEREAVVEGRTRITYTELGERVERAAAACMASGVEPGDRVAVWAPNTLDWIVSALGAVTAGAVLVPLNTRFKGTEAAYVLERSRAKLLFVTGTFLGTSYVASLRRSEIELPHLERVVVLADTAPEADDYMTWKDFLASGEGTSAEQVRSRADAVPASAPSDIIYTSGTTGRPKGAVISHAQTLRCYAIWSELAGLREGDRYLIVNPFFHTFGYKAGIIACLMRGATMVPQPVFNVDTVLANIAAERISVLPGPPTLHQSLLDHPARSSHDLSALRLVVTGAAVVPLQLVERLRTELHIATVLTAYGLSEASGIVTMCRRGDPAEVIASTSGRAIPGTELRVLAAPGEPGEILVRGFHVMSGYFEDPETTAATITSDGWLHTGDVGILDEDGNLRITDRIKDMFIVGGFNAYPAEIEQLLGLHPDVADVAVIGVPDPRLGEVGKAYAVRRPGATVTADDLIAWSRREMANYKVPRAVEFVSELPRNASGKVVKGELRGR